The following coding sequences lie in one Arabidopsis thaliana chromosome 3, partial sequence genomic window:
- a CDS encoding transferase (transferases, transferring acyl groups other than amino-acyl groups;acyltransferases; FUNCTIONS IN: transferase activity, transferring acyl groups other than amino-acyl groups, acyltransferase activity; INVOLVED IN: metabolic process; CONTAINS InterPro DOMAIN/s: Diacylglycerol acyltransferase (InterPro:IPR007130), Alpha/beta hydrolase fold-1 (InterPro:IPR000073); BEST Arabidopsis thaliana protein match is: Esterase/lipase/thioesterase family protein (TAIR:AT5G41130.1); Has 598 Blast hits to 587 proteins in 168 species: Archae - 0; Bacteria - 374; Metazoa - 27; Fungi - 2; Plants - 145; Viruses - 0; Other Eukaryotes - 50 (source: NCBI BLink).), whose protein sequence is MAATGFHTLSAVGLFNGEKHKHPLGVTLPPARRFSASVTVFSSRLVDYEQPFVKSFWNYLEAAKDFIRPEDNGPSRWFSPLERSKDPCDGAPLLLFLPGIDGNGLGLIRQHQKLGQMFDIWCLHIPASNRSSFTDLVAMVETTVKYENQRSPGKPIYLVGESLGACIALAVAACNPDIDLVLILSNPATSFGHSSLQHLAPLVKALPDQLNLAFPSVLSLIPGGPLKRMVAHWVRGLPETETAANIFQDLVITSTLTSILADTFRRETLLWKLKLLDAAAIFANAHLHLVQAQTLILSSGNDQILPSKYEGKRLRKKLLKCEVRSFKDNGHCLFLEDGIDLVSIIKATSFYRRGSRQDYVSDYIPPTISEFNKSYGINRLLEVIMGPVFLSTTEDGKVVRGLGGIPSEGPVLLVGNHMLLASDKISLPGQFVHERNINLRPLVHPMMFSRLRDGLLPDVSVYDMLRMMGSVPISGTHLHNLLSAKSHILLFPGGIREALHQYKLMWPEKAEFVRAAAKFGAKIVPFCGVGEDDFLKVVVDYNDQIKVPLVKEVLKRVTAEGPEVRGSLEGEEGNQDFHMPGVIPKCPGRYYYYFGKEIKTGAEELRDRDKAKEVYADVKKEVERCIKFVKQRREEDPYRPLLPRLKYHLQHGLLSQVPTFHF, encoded by the exons ATGGCGGCCACCGGATTTCACACGCTCTCTGCCGTCGGATTATTCAACGGAGAGAAGCACAAGCACCCCCTTGGAGTAACCCTACCCCCGGCACGCCGATTCTCCGCTTCTGTCACCGTTTTTAGCTCGAGGCTTGTGGACTACGAGCAGCCATTCGTTAAGAGCTTCTGGAACTACCTCGAGGCGGCTAAGGATTTCATCAGACCGGAAGACAACGGCCCATCTCGCTGGTTCTCTCCCCTCGAAAGAAGCAAGGATCCATGTGACGGTGCCCCGCTCCTTCTCTTCCTACCTG GTATCGACGGAAATGGACTCGGGCTAATAAGGCAGCACCAGAAACTTGGACA GATGTTTGATATCTGGTGCTTGCACATACCAGCGAGCAATCGCTCTTCTTTCACAG ATCTAGTCGCCATGGTTGAAACAACTGtcaaatatgaaaatcaaCGATCACCTGGGAAACCCATATATCTTGTTGGAGAATCTCTCGGCGCCTGCATTGCACTCGCTGTTGCAGCCTGTAACCCTGATATTGATCTTGTCTTGATTCTTTCTAACCCAG CTACATCATTTGGGCATTCTTCGCTGCAACATCTTGCTCCCCTGGTTAAAGCCTTGCCAGACCAACTTAATCTTGCATTTCCTTCCGTGCTAAGCTTGATTCCAG GTGGCCCTTTAAAAAGGATGGTTGCTCACTGGGTCAGAGGACTTCCGGAGACGGAAACAGCTGCAAACATTTTTCAAGATTTGGTGATAACATCCACATTAACCTCT ATCCTAGCTGATACATTTCGGAGAGAAACTCTTCTGTGGAAGCTCAAGTTGCTTGATGCCGCTGCTATTTTTGCCAATGCACATCTACATCTAGTACAAGCTCAGACTCTAATTCTGTCCAG CGGAAATGACCAAATACTACCCAGTAAATATGAAGGCAAACGACTTCGGAAAAAACTGCTTAAATGTGAAGTCCGCTCATTCAAAGACAACGGCCATTGCCTTTTTCTG GAGGACGGCATTGATCTGGTCAGTATCATAAAAGCCACTTCTTTTTACCGGCGTGGGTCTCGTCAGGATTACGTCTCCGACTACATCCCACCAACCATCTCTGAGTTTAACAAAAGTTATGGGATCAACAG GCTTCTTGAGGTGATCATGGGCCCTGTATTTCTGTCGACGACAGAAGATGGGAAAGTGGTGAGGGGTCTTGGGGGAATTCCATCAGAAGGACCTGTACTGTTGGTGGGCAATCACATGCTACTGGCGAGTGACAAAATATCACTCCCAGGACAATTTGTTCACGAGAGGAACATCAATTTGCGGCCTCTTGTGCACCCCATGATGTTTTCGAGACTGAGAGATGGATTGTTACCTGATGTGTCTGTTTATGACATGCTCAGGATGATGGGGTCGGTCCCCATCTCGGGCACTCACCTCCATAATCTCTTGTCTGCTAAATCCCATATTCTGTTGTTTCCAGGAGGCATCCGCGAAGCTCTACACC AATACAAGTTGATGTGGCCAGAGAAAGCAGAGTTTGTTAGAGCTGCAGCCAAATTTGGAGCCAAAATAGTCCCCTTTTGTGGGGTTGGGGaagatgattttttaaaa GTGGTCGTAGACTACAATGACCAGATAAAGGTTCCGTTGGTGAAAGAGGTGCTAAAAAGAGTGACAGCGGAAGGCCCGGAGGTGAG GGGAAGCCTGGAAGGAGAAGAGGGGAACCAAGACTTCCACATGCCAGGAGTGATACCAAAGTGTCCAGGGAGATACTATTATTACTTTGGGAAGGAGATAAAGACGGGAGCAGAAGAGTTGAGAGACAGAGACAAGGCAAAGGAGGTGTACGCAGACGTGAAGAAGGAGGTCGAGAGATGCATAAAGTTTGTGAAGCAGAGAAGGGAGGAGGATCCTTACAGACCTCTCTTGCCCCGTCTCAAATATCACCTGCAGCACGGCCTCCTCTCCCAAGTCCCCACTTTCCACTTTTGA
- the SRG3 gene encoding senescence-related gene 3 (senescence-related gene 3 (SRG3); FUNCTIONS IN: phosphoric diester hydrolase activity, glycerophosphodiester phosphodiesterase activity; INVOLVED IN: glycerol metabolic process, lipid metabolic process; EXPRESSED IN: 18 plant structures; EXPRESSED DURING: 8 growth stages; CONTAINS InterPro DOMAIN/s: PLC-like phosphodiesterase, TIM beta/alpha-barrel domain (InterPro:IPR017946), Glycerophosphoryl diester phosphodiesterase (InterPro:IPR004129); BEST Arabidopsis thaliana protein match is: PLC-like phosphodiesterases superfamily protein (TAIR:AT5G41080.1); Has 1727 Blast hits to 1696 proteins in 532 species: Archae - 28; Bacteria - 1003; Metazoa - 245; Fungi - 173; Plants - 101; Viruses - 2; Other Eukaryotes - 175 (source: NCBI BLink).) produces the protein MSLKAIHVSEVPSLDHFPENPSLICSSRKANNKFVVVGHRGHGMNMSQSPDLRFSALKENSILSFNAASKFPLDFIEFDVQVTRDGCPIIFHDDFIYSEEQGVVYEKRVTEVCLSEFMSYGPQRDTGKTGKPLLRKSKEGKIHKWSVATDDSFCTLQEAFEKVENPNLGFNIELKLDDNVFYSSDHLSRLLLPILQVVSDIGNDRTIIFSSFHPDAALLVRKLQTTYPVFFLTNGGTEMYHDTRRNSLEEAIKVCLEGGLQGIVSEVKGVFRNPALVNKIKESKLSLMTYGKLNNVAEAVYMQHLMGIEGVIVDHVEEITEAVREMMKPSNRDADGTKPKPNFSDRELSFLLKLIPELIQH, from the exons atgtCTCTAAAAGCCATTCATGTCTCGGAAGTGCCAAGCCTCGACCACTTCCCTGAGAACCCGTCGCTCATTTGCTCCTCTCGCAAAGCGAATAACAAGTTTGTGGTGGTTGGCCATAGAGGACACGGCATGAACATGTCGCAGTCGCCGGATCTAAGGTTCTCTGCTCTCAAGGAGAACTCCATCCTCTCCTTTAATGCCGCTTCAAAATTCCCTCTCGACTTTATCGAATTCGATGTTCAG GTCACCAGAGATGGCTGCCCAATCATATTCCACGACGACTTCATCTACTCCGAGGAACAGGGAGTGGTGTACGAGAAGAGGGTCACGGAGGTTTGCTTGTCGGAGTTCATGTCCTACGGGCCACAGAGGGATACAGGCAAGACAGGAAAGCCTTTGCTGAGAAAGTCAAAGGAAGGGAAGATCCATAAGTGGAGCGTCGCAACCGACGACTCTTTCTGTACTCTCCAAGAGGCTTTTGAGAAAGTAGAGAATCCAAACCTCGGTTTCAACATCGAACTCAAGCTTGACGACAACGTCTTCTATTCCTCCGATCACCTCTCCCGTCTTCTCCTCCCAATCTTGCAGGTCGTGTCTGATATCGGAAACGACAGAACTATCATCTTCTCCAGCTTCCATCCTGATGCAGCCCTTCTTGTCAGGAAGTTGCAGACCACCTACCCC GTATTCTTCTTGACCAACGGAGGAACTGAGATGTACCACGACACGAGAAGGAATTCGCTTGAGGAAGCAATCAAAGTATGTTTAGAAGGAGGCCTCCAAGGGATTGTCTCGGAGGTGAAGGGAGTATTCCGCAACCCCGCTCTTGTCAACAAGATAAAAGAATCCAAGCTCTCTCTGATGACATACGGAAAGCTAAACAATGTAGCCGAGGCGGTTTACATGCAGCATTTGATGGGGATAGAGGGAGTGATAGTTGATCATGTGGAGGAGATAACAGAGGCGGTGAGGGAGATGATGAAGCCATCCAACAGAGATGCTGATGGTACTAAGCCAAAGCCTAACTTCTCTGACAGAGAGCTCTCCTTTCTTCTCAAGCTCATTCCCGAGTTGATACAACACTAA
- a CDS encoding transferase, whose protein sequence is MAATGFHTLSAVGLFNGEKHKHPLGVTLPPARRFSASVTVFSSRLVDYEQPFVKSFWNYLEAAKDFIRPEDNGPSRWFSPLERSKDPCDGAPLLLFLPGIDGNGLGLIRQHQKLGQMFDIWCLHIPASNRSSFTDLVAMVETTVKYENQRSPGKPIYLVGESLGACIALAVAACNPDIDLVLILSNPATSFGHSSLQHLAPLVKALPDQLNLAFPSVLSLIPGGPLKRMVAHWVRGLPETETAANIFQDLVITSTLTSILADTFRRETLLWKLKLLDAAAIFANAHLHLVQAQTLILSSGNDQILPSKYEGKRLRKKLLKCEVRSFKDNGHCLFLEDGIDLVSIIKATSFYRRGSRQDYVSDYIPPTISEFNKSYGINRLLEVIMGPVFLSTTEDGKVVRGLGGIPSEGPVLLVGNHMLLASDKISLPGQFVHERNINLRPLVHPMMFSRLRDGLLPDVSVYDMLRMMGSVPISGTHLHNLLSAKSHILLFPGGIREALHRKGEEYKLMWPEKAEFVRAAAKFGAKIVPFCGVGEDDFLKVVVDYNDQIKVPLVKEVLKRVTAEGPEVRGSLEGEEGNQDFHMPGVIPKCPGRYYYYFGKEIKTGAEELRDRDKAKEVYADVKKEVERCIKFVKQRREEDPYRPLLPRLKYHLQHGLLSQVPTFHF, encoded by the exons ATGGCGGCCACCGGATTTCACACGCTCTCTGCCGTCGGATTATTCAACGGAGAGAAGCACAAGCACCCCCTTGGAGTAACCCTACCCCCGGCACGCCGATTCTCCGCTTCTGTCACCGTTTTTAGCTCGAGGCTTGTGGACTACGAGCAGCCATTCGTTAAGAGCTTCTGGAACTACCTCGAGGCGGCTAAGGATTTCATCAGACCGGAAGACAACGGCCCATCTCGCTGGTTCTCTCCCCTCGAAAGAAGCAAGGATCCATGTGACGGTGCCCCGCTCCTTCTCTTCCTACCTG GTATCGACGGAAATGGACTCGGGCTAATAAGGCAGCACCAGAAACTTGGACA GATGTTTGATATCTGGTGCTTGCACATACCAGCGAGCAATCGCTCTTCTTTCACAG ATCTAGTCGCCATGGTTGAAACAACTGtcaaatatgaaaatcaaCGATCACCTGGGAAACCCATATATCTTGTTGGAGAATCTCTCGGCGCCTGCATTGCACTCGCTGTTGCAGCCTGTAACCCTGATATTGATCTTGTCTTGATTCTTTCTAACCCAG CTACATCATTTGGGCATTCTTCGCTGCAACATCTTGCTCCCCTGGTTAAAGCCTTGCCAGACCAACTTAATCTTGCATTTCCTTCCGTGCTAAGCTTGATTCCAG GTGGCCCTTTAAAAAGGATGGTTGCTCACTGGGTCAGAGGACTTCCGGAGACGGAAACAGCTGCAAACATTTTTCAAGATTTGGTGATAACATCCACATTAACCTCT ATCCTAGCTGATACATTTCGGAGAGAAACTCTTCTGTGGAAGCTCAAGTTGCTTGATGCCGCTGCTATTTTTGCCAATGCACATCTACATCTAGTACAAGCTCAGACTCTAATTCTGTCCAG CGGAAATGACCAAATACTACCCAGTAAATATGAAGGCAAACGACTTCGGAAAAAACTGCTTAAATGTGAAGTCCGCTCATTCAAAGACAACGGCCATTGCCTTTTTCTG GAGGACGGCATTGATCTGGTCAGTATCATAAAAGCCACTTCTTTTTACCGGCGTGGGTCTCGTCAGGATTACGTCTCCGACTACATCCCACCAACCATCTCTGAGTTTAACAAAAGTTATGGGATCAACAG GCTTCTTGAGGTGATCATGGGCCCTGTATTTCTGTCGACGACAGAAGATGGGAAAGTGGTGAGGGGTCTTGGGGGAATTCCATCAGAAGGACCTGTACTGTTGGTGGGCAATCACATGCTACTGGCGAGTGACAAAATATCACTCCCAGGACAATTTGTTCACGAGAGGAACATCAATTTGCGGCCTCTTGTGCACCCCATGATGTTTTCGAGACTGAGAGATGGATTGTTACCTGATGTGTCTGTTTATGACATGCTCAGGATGATGGGGTCGGTCCCCATCTCGGGCACTCACCTCCATAATCTCTTGTCTGCTAAATCCCATATTCTGTTGTTTCCAGGAGGCATCCGCGAAGCTCTACACCGTAAG GGAGAAGAATACAAGTTGATGTGGCCAGAGAAAGCAGAGTTTGTTAGAGCTGCAGCCAAATTTGGAGCCAAAATAGTCCCCTTTTGTGGGGTTGGGGaagatgattttttaaaa GTGGTCGTAGACTACAATGACCAGATAAAGGTTCCGTTGGTGAAAGAGGTGCTAAAAAGAGTGACAGCGGAAGGCCCGGAGGTGAG GGGAAGCCTGGAAGGAGAAGAGGGGAACCAAGACTTCCACATGCCAGGAGTGATACCAAAGTGTCCAGGGAGATACTATTATTACTTTGGGAAGGAGATAAAGACGGGAGCAGAAGAGTTGAGAGACAGAGACAAGGCAAAGGAGGTGTACGCAGACGTGAAGAAGGAGGTCGAGAGATGCATAAAGTTTGTGAAGCAGAGAAGGGAGGAGGATCCTTACAGACCTCTCTTGCCCCGTCTCAAATATCACCTGCAGCACGGCCTCCTCTCCCAAGTCCCCACTTTCCACTTTTGA